Proteins encoded together in one Kribbella voronezhensis window:
- the murJ gene encoding murein biosynthesis integral membrane protein MurJ codes for MGPTTPVTAGGRIARAALLVAGVTVLARVVGFGRWLVFSKTVGAGCLADAYATANQLPNVLFEIVVGGALAGAVIPVLAGPVARGDRAAQGRIIGALLSWSLVLLTPFALLAWLLASRYTDAMLDAGPECGGSSATATRMLLIFVPQVFGYAVTVVATAVLQSHKRFAAGAVAPLVSSLVVVATYIAFASLAPVADQASRGASDLLAWGTTFGVLALALTVLVPMLLLRLPIKPTLRLDPGVGPVLRKLAAAGLVVLVAQQGAFLVTTYLANHRGAAGSIAVYTWANAVYLLPYAVLAVPITTAVFPRLAATFESRDFAAFDLYAGGSTRAVMLAGGAGAALLVGTAVPVARIFAYNDGRVVESQASSLGAGLVAFAPAIIGFSVLMHLGRVLYARHAGRQVALVTGGAWLAVAIAGVLLTLQWDGLDAVGALAAAMSVGMVAGAVVLLVVLRQIAGPGVLSGLLRATVAALLGAVAAGAVGWVVALPAGDGGWGSALVFAVLSGLAVVLVYGGVVVAVDRSDTRVLLRRGVVPTGAEEKQ; via the coding sequence GTGGGGCCGACGACCCCGGTGACCGCAGGTGGTCGGATCGCCCGGGCCGCTCTGCTCGTCGCGGGCGTCACGGTCCTGGCGCGCGTGGTCGGGTTCGGACGGTGGCTGGTCTTCTCCAAGACGGTAGGCGCCGGGTGCCTCGCCGATGCCTATGCGACGGCGAACCAGCTTCCGAACGTCCTGTTCGAGATCGTGGTCGGCGGTGCGCTCGCCGGTGCGGTCATCCCGGTGCTGGCCGGACCGGTGGCTCGGGGCGATCGCGCGGCGCAGGGGCGGATCATCGGTGCACTGCTGAGCTGGTCGCTGGTACTGCTGACGCCGTTCGCCTTACTGGCTTGGTTGTTGGCGTCGCGCTACACGGACGCGATGCTGGACGCCGGCCCTGAGTGCGGTGGTTCATCGGCGACCGCGACGCGAATGCTGTTGATCTTCGTGCCGCAGGTGTTCGGCTACGCGGTCACAGTGGTGGCGACGGCTGTGCTGCAGTCGCACAAGCGGTTCGCGGCCGGTGCTGTGGCCCCGCTGGTGTCCAGCCTGGTCGTAGTGGCGACCTACATCGCCTTTGCTTCTCTTGCTCCTGTTGCCGACCAGGCTTCGCGCGGAGCTTCCGACTTGCTTGCTTGGGGCACCACCTTCGGTGTTCTGGCACTGGCCCTCACTGTGCTGGTGCCGATGCTGTTGCTGCGCTTGCCGATCAAGCCGACGCTGCGTCTCGACCCCGGCGTGGGACCGGTACTACGGAAGCTCGCGGCGGCCGGCCTGGTTGTTTTGGTTGCCCAGCAAGGCGCGTTCCTCGTCACGACCTACTTGGCGAACCACCGAGGCGCGGCCGGGAGCATCGCCGTCTACACCTGGGCGAACGCGGTCTACCTACTGCCGTACGCAGTACTGGCTGTTCCGATCACCACTGCGGTGTTCCCGCGACTGGCAGCCACCTTCGAGTCGCGGGACTTCGCAGCTTTCGATCTGTACGCCGGTGGCTCTACTCGGGCAGTCATGCTCGCTGGTGGAGCTGGTGCCGCCCTGTTGGTGGGTACTGCGGTACCGGTGGCGCGCATCTTCGCCTACAACGACGGCCGGGTCGTGGAGTCGCAGGCGTCGTCGCTCGGTGCTGGGCTGGTTGCCTTCGCGCCGGCGATCATCGGGTTCTCCGTGCTGATGCACCTCGGTCGGGTGCTCTATGCGCGGCATGCTGGTCGTCAGGTCGCTCTGGTCACCGGTGGTGCCTGGTTAGCCGTAGCGATCGCCGGAGTGCTCTTGACGTTGCAGTGGGACGGGCTTGACGCAGTGGGCGCTCTGGCGGCTGCGATGTCGGTCGGCATGGTCGCGGGAGCAGTGGTGTTGCTTGTGGTGTTGCGGCAGATCGCCGGACCTGGTGTGCTCAGCGGGTTGCTGCGCGCCACAGTGGCTGCCTTGCTGGGTGCTGTAGCTGCCGGAGCGGTGGGCTGGGTCGTAGCGCTGCCTGCCGGTGACGGTGGCTGGGGGAGTGCCTTGGTGTTCGCGGTGCTGTCCGGGCTGGCCGTAGTACTTGTGTACGGCGGTGTCGTGGTGGCTGTGGATCGTTCGGACACTCGCGTGTTGCTGCGGCGTGGGGTCGTCCCAACCGGTGCGGAGGAGAAGCAATGA
- a CDS encoding glycosyltransferase family 4 protein gives MRIGLLLAESRGGIGQHVASLVPRYLKAGHEVVICAPPGTADHFDFGEAVVVAQAPGLRGCDVIHAHGYRAGMTALRDRSRLRPLVVTWHNAVLAPGPRGVVMRLGQRLVARGADLTLGASSDLVELARSLGARQARLAPVAAPAMPEVRTPSAAVRESLGIGDGPAVLTVGRLAPQKDYPTLLSVAADVAADRPDVVFLVVGDGPLRENLQARIDAEGLPVRLLGHRSDVADLLGASDAFLLTSHWEARALVLQEALQVGVPVVATAVGGVPELVGDSAVLAFPGDARGLADGVRKVLDDPAAAAAMRTEGLKLAAGWPDEDDVAKNLLDIYAGLVATTA, from the coding sequence ATGAGGATCGGCCTGCTGCTGGCGGAGTCGCGGGGCGGGATCGGTCAGCACGTCGCCTCACTGGTACCGCGGTACCTCAAGGCCGGTCATGAGGTCGTGATCTGCGCACCGCCCGGTACTGCGGATCACTTCGACTTCGGTGAGGCTGTGGTTGTCGCCCAGGCTCCTGGGCTTCGTGGCTGCGACGTGATCCACGCACACGGCTACCGGGCGGGTATGACGGCACTGCGCGATCGGTCACGGCTCCGGCCGCTCGTGGTGACGTGGCACAACGCAGTACTGGCTCCTGGGCCGCGTGGTGTCGTGATGCGGCTCGGGCAGCGGTTGGTGGCTCGTGGTGCCGATCTGACTCTGGGGGCGTCCAGCGACCTGGTGGAGCTCGCGCGTTCGCTGGGTGCTCGGCAAGCGCGTCTCGCGCCTGTTGCCGCGCCTGCGATGCCAGAGGTCCGTACGCCGTCCGCTGCCGTGCGGGAGTCGCTCGGTATTGGTGACGGGCCGGCTGTGCTTACTGTTGGCCGTCTGGCTCCGCAGAAGGACTACCCGACGCTACTGTCCGTAGCGGCCGACGTGGCTGCTGACCGACCTGATGTGGTGTTCCTCGTTGTCGGCGACGGTCCACTGCGGGAGAACTTGCAGGCGCGCATCGACGCTGAAGGGTTGCCGGTGCGGTTGCTGGGCCATCGGAGCGACGTGGCGGATCTGCTGGGGGCGTCCGACGCGTTTCTGCTGACTTCGCACTGGGAGGCGCGGGCTCTGGTGCTGCAGGAGGCGCTGCAGGTCGGCGTACCGGTGGTGGCGACGGCGGTCGGCGGCGTACCGGAGCTGGTCGGCGACAGCGCGGTCCTGGCGTTCCCGGGCGACGCGCGGGGGCTGGCGGACGGCGTACGGAAGGTTCTGGACGATCCGGCCGCGGCGGCCGCTATGCGGACAGAAGGCCTCAAGTTGGCCGCCGGATGGCCGGACGAAGACGACGTTGCAAAGAATCTGTTGGACATCTACGCGGGTCTCGTCGCGACCACTGCTTGA
- a CDS encoding CTP synthase, producing MDRASFGQQTKHVFVTGGVASSLGKGLTASSLGSLLTARGIRVTMQKLDPYLNVDPGTMNPFQHGEVFVTNDGAETDLDIGHYERFLDRDLSQVANVTTGQVYSSVIAKERRGEYLGDTVQVIPHITNEIKERMLAMAGPDVDVVLHEIGGTVGDIESLPFLEAARQVRHDVGRDNVFFLHISLVPYMAPSGELKTKPTQHSVAALRSIGIQPDAIVCRADRDIPDSVKKKISLMCDVDIEAVVAAVDAPSIYDIPKVLHAEGLDAFVVRRLNLPFRDVDWTRWDELLRVVHQPADEVTVALVGKYIDLPDAYLSVAEALRAGGFDNDAKVNLRWIASDECATPEAAARLLGDVDAVCIPGGFGVRGIEGKIGAIRYARENGVPILGLCLGLQCMVIEVARDLAGLVEANSSEFDVDASEPVVATMEEQKHIVSGSGDLGGTMRLGLYPANLADGSIVRGLYGSPTVQERHRHRYEVNNAYRDKLETAGLVFSGVSPDNELVEFIELDRSLHPYFVATQAHPELRSRPTKPHPLFSGLIAAALVRQRESRLPVDEVALKKSSTSKKAAAAEPVKAR from the coding sequence GTGGACAGAGCTTCGTTCGGGCAGCAGACCAAGCACGTATTCGTCACCGGTGGCGTCGCCTCCAGTCTCGGCAAGGGGCTGACGGCGTCCAGCCTCGGCAGTCTGCTGACGGCGCGGGGCATCCGGGTCACCATGCAGAAGCTGGATCCGTACCTCAATGTGGATCCCGGCACCATGAACCCGTTCCAGCACGGCGAGGTGTTCGTCACCAACGACGGCGCCGAGACCGACCTGGACATCGGGCACTACGAGCGGTTCCTCGACCGGGATCTCTCCCAGGTCGCCAACGTCACCACCGGCCAGGTCTACTCGTCGGTGATCGCGAAGGAACGCCGCGGGGAGTACCTGGGCGACACGGTCCAGGTGATCCCGCACATCACCAACGAGATCAAGGAACGGATGCTGGCGATGGCCGGCCCCGACGTCGACGTCGTCCTGCACGAGATCGGCGGCACGGTCGGCGACATCGAGTCGCTGCCGTTCCTCGAGGCCGCCCGGCAGGTCCGGCACGACGTCGGCCGCGACAACGTGTTCTTCCTGCACATCTCGCTGGTGCCCTACATGGCCCCGAGCGGCGAGCTGAAGACCAAGCCGACCCAGCACTCGGTCGCGGCGCTGCGGTCGATCGGTATCCAGCCCGACGCCATCGTGTGCCGCGCCGACCGGGACATCCCGGACAGCGTGAAGAAGAAGATCTCGCTGATGTGCGACGTCGACATCGAGGCCGTCGTGGCCGCTGTCGACGCGCCCTCGATCTACGACATTCCGAAGGTGCTGCACGCCGAAGGGCTGGACGCGTTCGTCGTACGGCGGCTGAACCTGCCGTTCCGCGATGTCGACTGGACCCGCTGGGACGAGTTGCTGCGCGTGGTGCACCAGCCGGCCGACGAGGTGACGGTCGCTCTGGTGGGGAAGTACATCGATCTGCCGGACGCTTATCTGTCGGTTGCTGAGGCACTGCGGGCTGGTGGGTTCGACAACGACGCCAAGGTGAATCTGCGGTGGATCGCCTCGGACGAGTGCGCTACTCCCGAGGCGGCTGCTCGGTTGCTCGGGGACGTGGACGCGGTCTGCATTCCTGGTGGCTTCGGGGTGCGCGGGATCGAGGGGAAGATCGGCGCCATCCGGTACGCGCGCGAGAACGGCGTACCGATCCTCGGGCTTTGTCTCGGGTTGCAGTGCATGGTGATCGAGGTCGCGCGCGATCTGGCTGGGTTGGTCGAGGCGAACTCTTCCGAGTTCGATGTCGATGCGTCGGAGCCTGTCGTGGCGACGATGGAGGAGCAGAAGCACATCGTCTCCGGCAGTGGAGATCTGGGCGGGACGATGCGGCTCGGGTTGTACCCGGCCAATCTGGCGGACGGGTCGATCGTGCGTGGCCTCTACGGGTCGCCTACGGTGCAGGAGCGGCACCGGCATCGTTACGAGGTCAACAACGCTTACCGCGACAAGCTGGAGACGGCCGGGCTGGTGTTCAGCGGGGTGTCGCCGGACAACGAACTGGTCGAGTTCATCGAGCTGGACCGGTCGCTGCACCCGTACTTCGTGGCTACCCAGGCGCACCCTGAGCTGCGGTCGCGGCCGACGAAGCCGCATCCGTTGTTCTCCGGGTTGATCGCTGCTGCTCTGGTGCGGCAGCGGGAGTCGCGGTTGCCGGTGGACGAGGTCGCGCTGAAGAAGTCCTCTACTTCCAAGAAGGCTGCTGCCGCTGAACCGGTGAAGGCGCGATGA
- a CDS encoding NUDIX domain-containing protein: MKDHPVLRFGAGLADSREAWDVASSEVVHSTGRVISVRRDQVVPPSGGEPFVRDVVVHPGAVGVVALDSDNRMLLVRQYRHPVGYRLLEPPAGLLDVAGEDYQVGAERELWEEAATKAADWRVLVDAFTSPGLTNEAVRIFLARELSEASEVYDRLHEEADMETVWAPLVDVVGAVLAGDLHNPILVMGALAAWSALNGPGFNNLRPANAPWPAKD; the protein is encoded by the coding sequence ATGAAGGACCACCCTGTACTGCGGTTCGGTGCGGGGCTGGCCGACTCCCGGGAAGCCTGGGACGTCGCTTCGTCCGAGGTGGTGCACTCGACCGGCCGGGTGATCTCCGTACGGCGGGACCAGGTGGTCCCGCCTTCTGGTGGCGAACCTTTCGTACGGGACGTCGTCGTCCATCCTGGCGCTGTCGGGGTTGTCGCGCTCGACTCCGATAACCGGATGCTTTTGGTGCGGCAGTACCGTCATCCGGTCGGATACCGGTTGCTGGAGCCGCCCGCGGGGTTGCTCGACGTCGCCGGCGAGGACTACCAGGTCGGCGCCGAGCGAGAACTCTGGGAAGAAGCCGCGACCAAGGCCGCTGACTGGCGCGTCCTGGTCGACGCCTTCACCTCCCCAGGCCTCACGAACGAGGCGGTCCGCATCTTCCTGGCCCGCGAACTGTCGGAGGCATCGGAGGTCTACGACCGCCTGCACGAAGAGGCCGACATGGAAACGGTCTGGGCTCCCCTCGTCGACGTCGTCGGCGCAGTACTGGCCGGCGACCTCCACAACCCGATCCTCGTCATGGGCGCCCTGGCAGCCTGGTCAGCCCTCAACGGCCCCGGCTTCAACAACCTCCGCCCAGCCAACGCCCCATGGCCGGCAAAGGACTGA
- a CDS encoding peptidylprolyl isomerase, whose translation MRVTTVIACSALTIAGLLTTASTASAAPAADAVTTSGPCQYTATPDDPSPRPVSLPPDPVNTPNKGIVKLVLATNQGPMLLSLDRAKAPCTVQSFLHLARSRFYDFTTCHRLTLYPTLKVLQCGDPTGTGERGPGYSYKDELPTDLPNWPTDPTGTSKVYARGTLAMANAGPNTNGSQFFLVFADSRLRPNYTVFGTVDRLALRALDRVAAAGVQPTPEDPAPVDGTPVRTTNILVARQLGH comes from the coding sequence ATGAGAGTCACCACCGTCATCGCGTGCAGCGCGCTGACCATCGCAGGACTGCTGACCACGGCCTCGACCGCCTCGGCAGCACCCGCCGCGGACGCCGTCACCACCAGCGGCCCCTGCCAGTACACCGCGACGCCGGACGACCCGTCGCCGCGACCGGTCTCGCTGCCGCCGGACCCGGTGAACACCCCGAACAAGGGCATCGTGAAGCTCGTCCTCGCCACCAACCAGGGCCCGATGCTGCTGTCACTCGACCGCGCCAAGGCCCCCTGCACGGTGCAGAGCTTCCTCCACCTCGCCCGCAGCCGGTTCTACGACTTCACCACCTGCCACCGCCTGACCCTGTACCCGACCCTCAAGGTCCTCCAGTGCGGCGACCCCACCGGCACCGGCGAACGCGGCCCCGGCTACTCGTACAAGGACGAGCTCCCCACCGACCTCCCGAACTGGCCCACCGACCCCACCGGCACCAGCAAGGTCTACGCCCGAGGCACCCTGGCGATGGCCAACGCGGGCCCTAACACCAACGGCAGCCAGTTCTTCCTCGTCTTCGCCGACTCCCGCCTCCGCCCCAACTACACCGTCTTCGGCACCGTCGACCGCCTAGCCCTCCGCGCCCTCGACCGCGTAGCCGCCGCCGGCGTCCAACCCACCCCCGAAGACCCAGCCCCCGTTGACGGCACCCCAGTCCGCACCACAAACATCCTGGTAGCCCGCCAACTCGGCCACTGA
- a CDS encoding GH92 family glycosyl hydrolase, translating to MKNRSSRRASAVLAGSVISALALAATAQAGPSPAPPSDHPGQTSSPTTATPPDPVLRNLKAPEAIGASRITTSSADPTEQVDPLIGTSNAGNVFPGAVTPFGMFSFSPETSRGNAYRTAAPGGYLYSATKIRGFSLTHMSGTGCAGGSGDIPIFPYAGEVTSSPQADAKDEVYASTFSHANEVAKPGYYKVALDSGATAELAATTRTGSAAFTFPQDKPATVMFRTSNSEVGSSDAQISIDPAKRTVTGSVTSGNFCGYLASVGRRSYYTLHFVAEFDQPFAKTGTWQDTTVTPGSTSAHGGTSYGTDGWMPPNKGSGGYVGFDAKTVTMRIGISYVSEANAAANLRAENRRGTSLENTAAWAKRAWRDQLNRIEIGGGTAEQRTTFYSALYHALLHPNVFSDVNGQYWGFDQQPHRVQHGQTAQYATFSGWDVYRSQLQLLTLLEPRKAGDIAQSLLNQAQQNNGIWDRWTHASGSTAVMTGDPSAPAVAGIYAFGGTNFDVRTALKSLVKAATVPTANDLSSAGKPVMSIGQRPSLDKYLALHYLPTKSNAWGSAVETLEDSTDDFALAQLAARTGDNSTYEQFLKRSQYWQNVFNPENGGYIQNRDDNGAWPAFEPATGDGFAEGSSAQYTWMIPHNRAGLFDAMGGTAKAAARLDAFFKDADGNWALTKSGDLHAEMDNEPSINTPWIYNYTGQPYKTQETLRQAMTQLWNTTTGGIPGNDDLGAMSSWFVWSSLGLYPDVPSRADLQVAAPLFQHAVIHRDGGRTIRINASGAPGIYVQSLKVNGRSTSKPWLPESFVNRGGTLDFKLGTAANTAWGSAAADAPPSWRTGEIPFQTATDTSRVVVAPGTTSDPVTIEAHRLNGTASTVQYSVTTPAGLTASPVSGSFTVDPASGVGGAPVRISAAAGSPDGRYEVTVALKAADGTALPRLGFTVVVGLPNTFSVLREGVAVSDDTGDHNEADYDGGGVSYSRQALAAAGLTPGGTLTKEGLTLTWPGVPAGDPDNVPADGQLLNLDIPAGATKLSFVGSAVNGNQAGEGLLTFSDGSTAPIDLSFSDWTLGGGGDTVHFGNLVVATTPYRNEAGGGRDNVATNIFATAPITFPTGKTPVSVTLPKNRDLRIFTLATG from the coding sequence ATGAAGAACCGCAGCAGCCGCCGTGCGTCCGCAGTACTGGCCGGGTCGGTGATCTCAGCCCTCGCCCTGGCCGCCACCGCGCAAGCCGGCCCCAGCCCGGCGCCGCCCAGCGACCATCCGGGGCAGACCAGCTCTCCGACGACCGCCACGCCCCCAGATCCCGTACTGCGTAACCTCAAAGCGCCCGAGGCGATCGGCGCGAGCAGGATCACCACCAGTTCGGCCGATCCGACCGAGCAGGTCGACCCGCTGATCGGGACGTCGAACGCCGGCAACGTCTTCCCCGGCGCGGTCACCCCGTTCGGGATGTTCTCGTTCAGCCCCGAGACCAGCCGCGGCAACGCGTACCGCACGGCCGCGCCCGGCGGCTACCTGTACTCCGCGACGAAGATCCGCGGCTTCAGCCTGACCCACATGTCGGGCACGGGCTGCGCCGGCGGCTCGGGCGACATCCCGATCTTCCCGTACGCCGGGGAGGTGACCTCGTCGCCGCAAGCGGACGCCAAGGACGAGGTCTACGCGAGCACGTTCTCGCACGCGAACGAGGTCGCCAAGCCCGGCTACTACAAGGTCGCCCTCGACTCGGGCGCGACCGCCGAACTCGCCGCGACCACCCGCACCGGGTCCGCGGCCTTCACCTTCCCGCAGGACAAACCAGCCACGGTGATGTTCCGTACGTCGAACTCCGAGGTCGGCTCCAGCGACGCCCAGATCTCGATCGACCCCGCCAAGCGGACCGTCACCGGATCAGTGACGAGCGGCAACTTCTGCGGGTACCTCGCCTCGGTCGGCCGACGCAGCTACTACACGCTGCACTTCGTCGCGGAGTTCGACCAGCCGTTCGCCAAAACGGGGACGTGGCAGGACACCACTGTCACTCCTGGATCGACCAGCGCACACGGCGGTACGTCGTACGGGACTGACGGGTGGATGCCGCCGAACAAGGGCTCCGGCGGTTACGTCGGGTTCGACGCCAAGACGGTCACCATGCGCATCGGCATCTCGTACGTGAGCGAGGCCAACGCTGCTGCCAACCTGAGAGCCGAGAACCGACGCGGGACCTCACTGGAGAACACTGCGGCGTGGGCGAAGCGGGCGTGGCGTGACCAGCTCAACCGCATCGAGATCGGCGGCGGTACGGCAGAGCAGCGCACCACCTTCTACAGCGCGCTCTACCACGCACTGCTGCACCCCAACGTGTTCAGCGACGTCAACGGCCAGTACTGGGGCTTCGACCAGCAGCCGCACCGCGTGCAGCACGGACAGACAGCGCAGTACGCGACCTTCTCGGGCTGGGATGTCTACCGGTCGCAACTGCAGCTCCTGACGCTGCTGGAACCACGGAAGGCCGGCGACATTGCACAGTCGCTGCTCAACCAAGCCCAGCAGAACAACGGCATCTGGGACCGCTGGACGCACGCCTCCGGCAGTACCGCGGTCATGACGGGCGACCCGTCTGCCCCTGCTGTTGCCGGCATCTACGCCTTCGGCGGTACGAACTTCGACGTCCGTACCGCGCTCAAGTCGCTGGTCAAAGCAGCCACCGTGCCGACCGCCAACGACCTCAGCTCGGCCGGCAAGCCCGTGATGTCGATCGGGCAGCGGCCGTCGCTCGACAAGTACCTGGCGCTGCACTACCTCCCCACCAAGTCCAACGCCTGGGGTAGCGCGGTCGAGACGCTGGAGGACAGCACTGACGACTTCGCGCTCGCACAGCTCGCCGCGCGGACCGGAGACAACTCGACGTACGAGCAGTTCCTCAAGCGGTCGCAGTACTGGCAGAACGTGTTCAATCCCGAGAACGGCGGCTACATCCAGAACCGTGACGACAACGGCGCCTGGCCGGCGTTCGAGCCCGCGACCGGCGACGGCTTCGCGGAGGGCAGCAGCGCGCAGTACACCTGGATGATTCCGCACAACAGAGCCGGGCTCTTCGATGCAATGGGCGGTACTGCGAAGGCCGCCGCGCGACTCGATGCCTTCTTCAAAGATGCCGACGGCAACTGGGCGCTGACGAAGTCCGGCGACCTGCACGCCGAGATGGACAACGAGCCGTCGATCAACACGCCCTGGATCTACAACTACACCGGGCAGCCGTACAAGACGCAGGAAACGTTGCGGCAGGCAATGACCCAGCTGTGGAACACCACGACCGGCGGTATTCCTGGCAATGACGACCTGGGCGCAATGTCGTCGTGGTTCGTGTGGAGCTCGCTCGGGCTCTACCCGGACGTGCCCAGTCGTGCAGACCTGCAAGTAGCCGCGCCGTTGTTCCAGCACGCGGTGATTCATCGCGACGGCGGTCGGACCATCCGGATCAACGCCAGTGGAGCTCCGGGAATCTATGTGCAGAGCCTGAAGGTGAACGGGCGTAGTACGAGCAAGCCGTGGCTGCCGGAGTCTTTCGTGAACCGTGGCGGCACGCTGGACTTCAAGCTCGGTACTGCGGCCAACACTGCTTGGGGCTCGGCCGCTGCCGATGCACCGCCGTCGTGGCGCACCGGCGAGATCCCCTTCCAGACCGCGACGGACACGAGCCGAGTTGTCGTCGCCCCTGGCACCACGAGCGATCCGGTGACCATCGAGGCGCACCGGTTGAACGGAACCGCCAGCACGGTGCAGTACTCGGTGACAACCCCAGCGGGACTCACTGCGTCTCCTGTCAGTGGTTCCTTCACAGTGGATCCGGCCAGTGGCGTCGGTGGAGCGCCAGTACGCATCAGTGCGGCCGCTGGTAGCCCGGACGGTCGCTACGAGGTCACCGTGGCGTTGAAGGCAGCAGACGGTACTGCGCTCCCCCGGCTCGGGTTCACCGTCGTTGTGGGTCTGCCGAACACCTTCTCCGTACTCCGCGAAGGTGTAGCCGTTTCTGACGACACGGGCGACCACAACGAGGCCGACTACGACGGTGGTGGAGTCAGCTACTCGCGACAGGCTCTTGCAGCCGCAGGGCTCACCCCGGGCGGCACTCTGACGAAGGAAGGGCTGACGCTCACCTGGCCCGGCGTACCGGCTGGTGACCCGGACAACGTGCCTGCTGACGGGCAGCTGCTGAACCTGGACATCCCTGCCGGTGCCACGAAGTTGTCATTCGTCGGCAGCGCGGTGAACGGCAATCAAGCGGGTGAAGGGCTGCTGACCTTCTCGGACGGCAGTACTGCGCCGATCGACCTGTCCTTCAGCGACTGGACGCTGGGCGGCGGCGGCGACACCGTGCACTTCGGCAACCTGGTGGTGGCGACCACGCCGTACCGGAATGAAGCAGGCGGCGGACGGGACAACGTGGCGACCAACATCTTCGCCACAGCACCGATCACCTTCCCGACGGGCAAGACGCCGGTTAGCGTGACGCTGCCGAAGAACCGCGACCTGCGGATCTTCACGCTGGCCACCGGCTGA
- a CDS encoding VOC family protein, translating into MINGAHVIVYSRDAEADRAFLRDVLGYPHVDAGHGWLIFKLPPAEVAVHPSTGSESHELYLMCDDLEQTVADLTERGVEFVRPVEDQRWGILTSIRLPGGGELGLYQPRHPPAYDL; encoded by the coding sequence GTGATCAATGGTGCGCATGTCATCGTCTACAGCCGGGATGCCGAGGCCGATCGGGCGTTTCTCAGGGACGTGCTGGGCTATCCGCATGTCGACGCCGGGCATGGTTGGTTGATCTTCAAGTTGCCGCCGGCCGAGGTGGCGGTGCATCCGAGCACCGGGTCCGAGTCGCACGAGCTGTATCTGATGTGTGACGACCTCGAGCAGACCGTCGCCGACTTGACCGAGCGGGGCGTCGAGTTCGTCCGCCCGGTCGAGGATCAGCGGTGGGGCATCCTCACCTCGATCCGGCTGCCCGGCGGTGGCGAGCTCGGGCTCTACCAGCCGCGGCACCCACCGGCGTACGACCTCTAG
- a CDS encoding cupin domain-containing protein has translation MGDDMRPELAEVLGLEKHPEGGWFRETWRSEVEFEPGGYDGKRSSATAIYFLLAPGEESRWHRVKSAEIWLWHSGGPLTLELGGTGEDPGEAEEITLGPDVKAGQHPQAVVPAGAWQAARPAGDQPVLVSCIVSPGFDFADFTLR, from the coding sequence ATGGGTGACGACATGCGGCCGGAGTTGGCTGAGGTGCTGGGGCTCGAGAAGCATCCCGAGGGCGGGTGGTTCCGGGAGACGTGGCGTTCTGAGGTCGAGTTCGAACCAGGCGGGTACGACGGTAAGCGGTCGAGCGCGACAGCGATCTACTTCCTGCTCGCACCGGGCGAGGAGTCGCGCTGGCATCGGGTGAAGTCGGCCGAGATCTGGCTCTGGCACTCGGGCGGCCCGTTGACTCTCGAGCTCGGCGGCACCGGCGAGGACCCGGGTGAAGCCGAAGAGATCACGCTGGGACCGGACGTGAAAGCCGGCCAGCACCCGCAGGCCGTAGTACCGGCGGGTGCTTGGCAAGCGGCGCGACCGGCCGGCGATCAGCCGGTGCTGGTCTCCTGCATCGTCTCGCCCGGCTTCGACTTCGCCGACTTCACTCTGCGGTGA
- a CDS encoding LLM class F420-dependent oxidoreductase, with product MAVDLGRVGVWHQAHKWGPELAAGLEQLGYGTLWLGGSPAADLRDAEVLLAATDSVAVGTSIVNVWKADPAQVAESYHRLEDEFPGRFLLGVGVGHREQSGEYKSPYETLVEYLNALDDGKVPMERRLLAALGPRVLKLAAARTAGAVPYLTTPEHTRQARATLGDGVLLAPEQKVVLETDKEIARAVARDYLATYLKLSNYTANLKRLGFSDEDFADGGSNELVDLLVLHGTAVEVADGLRAHLEAGADQVVVQQIGKEGPDLLPGYEALATVLF from the coding sequence ATGGCGGTCGATCTGGGACGGGTCGGGGTCTGGCATCAGGCGCACAAATGGGGACCGGAGCTCGCGGCCGGCCTCGAGCAACTCGGCTACGGCACGCTCTGGCTGGGCGGCTCCCCCGCGGCCGACCTGCGCGACGCCGAAGTACTGCTGGCAGCGACGGACTCGGTGGCCGTCGGCACCAGCATCGTGAACGTGTGGAAGGCCGATCCGGCGCAGGTGGCGGAGTCGTACCACCGGCTGGAGGACGAGTTCCCGGGGCGGTTCCTGCTCGGCGTCGGCGTGGGTCACCGGGAGCAGTCCGGTGAGTACAAGTCGCCGTACGAGACGCTCGTGGAGTACCTGAACGCGCTCGACGACGGGAAGGTCCCGATGGAACGACGGCTGCTCGCGGCCCTCGGTCCGCGGGTGCTCAAGTTGGCGGCGGCCCGCACGGCCGGGGCAGTGCCCTACCTGACGACGCCGGAGCACACTCGCCAGGCGCGGGCCACGCTCGGCGACGGCGTACTGCTGGCGCCGGAGCAGAAGGTCGTGCTGGAGACCGACAAGGAGATCGCGCGCGCGGTGGCGCGGGACTACCTGGCGACGTACCTGAAGCTCAGCAACTACACGGCGAACTTGAAGCGACTCGGATTCTCCGACGAAGACTTCGCTGACGGCGGCAGCAACGAACTGGTCGACCTGCTCGTGCTGCACGGCACCGCGGTCGAGGTCGCCGACGGTCTGCGGGCGCACCTGGAGGCGGGCGCCGACCAGGTCGTCGTACAGCAGATCGGTAAGGAAGGACCCGATCTGCTGCCCGGGTACGAAGCGCTCGCGACCGTTCTGTTCTAG